One segment of Bradyrhizobium sp. CB2312 DNA contains the following:
- the glp gene encoding gephyrin-like molybdotransferase Glp yields MALMPVSDALAAVLAGAEPLPEETVALDQAFHRVLARDVAARRTQPPQAMSAMDGYAVRAADAATIDSQLTVIGEVAAGRPFAGSVGAGEAVRIFTGGVVPDGADAVVIQEDTVADGRRITIKETAVTGRHIRPAGVDFRAGDVLLRKGIRLTERDLALAAGMNHPLLPVRRRPKVAILATGDELVMPGTTPGPGQIVYSNGYALHALARSEGADTVDLGVAADTLDATTAGIRRARESGADILITTGGASVGDHDLVQQALKAEGIAMTFWKIAMRPGKPMMHGHLAAMRVIGLPGNPVSSYVCAFLFMVPLIRALSGRSVIHHRRERAVLGRDVGANDQREDYLRARLETRDDGTLIALPVNHQDSSLLANLAAAQALLVRAPFAPKAEAGTPCEVLRLPV; encoded by the coding sequence ACGTCGCGGCGCGGCGCACGCAGCCGCCGCAGGCGATGTCGGCGATGGATGGCTATGCGGTGCGTGCGGCCGATGCCGCGACAATCGATTCCCAGCTCACCGTGATCGGCGAGGTCGCGGCGGGCCGGCCGTTTGCGGGATCGGTCGGCGCCGGCGAAGCCGTGCGGATCTTCACCGGCGGCGTCGTTCCCGACGGGGCCGACGCAGTCGTGATCCAGGAGGACACGGTTGCGGATGGGAGGCGCATCACGATCAAGGAAACGGCCGTGACGGGGCGACACATCCGCCCGGCCGGCGTCGATTTCCGCGCGGGCGACGTGCTGCTGCGCAAGGGTATCCGGCTGACCGAGCGCGACCTCGCGCTCGCCGCCGGCATGAATCACCCGCTTCTGCCCGTCCGCCGCCGCCCGAAAGTCGCGATTCTCGCCACCGGCGACGAGCTGGTGATGCCGGGCACCACGCCTGGCCCCGGCCAGATCGTCTATTCCAACGGTTACGCCCTGCACGCGCTCGCCCGCAGTGAGGGCGCCGATACCGTCGATCTCGGTGTTGCCGCTGATACCCTGGACGCCACCACCGCGGGCATCCGCCGCGCCCGCGAGAGCGGCGCCGACATCCTGATCACCACCGGCGGCGCCTCGGTCGGCGACCACGATCTGGTCCAGCAAGCGCTGAAGGCCGAGGGCATCGCGATGACGTTCTGGAAGATCGCGATGCGGCCCGGCAAGCCGATGATGCATGGACACCTGGCGGCGATGCGCGTGATCGGCCTGCCCGGCAACCCCGTGTCATCCTATGTGTGTGCCTTCCTGTTCATGGTGCCTCTGATTCGCGCGCTGTCGGGCCGTTCCGTGATTCACCATCGCCGCGAGCGCGCGGTGCTCGGCCGCGATGTCGGCGCCAACGACCAGCGCGAGGATTATCTGCGCGCCCGCCTGGAGACGCGCGACGACGGCACGTTGATCGCCCTTCCCGTCAATCACCAGGATTCCTCGCTGCTTGCGAATCTCGCTGCGGCACAGGCACTTCTCGTGCGCGCGCCGTTCGCGCCGAAGGCCGAAGCCGGCACACCTTGCGAGGTGCTGCGCCTGCCGGTCTGA
- a CDS encoding ComEC/Rec2 family competence protein, translated as MAEPGRPRRVSQGIAGTWPTGRTASAGGFAPVGSGLWPATVETLRVWARAETGAGRLLPWVPVAFGGGIALYFAADHEPVLWVVAATAVALMCGAVLLRRSRWFAPALLIAAVAAGLAMATWKTARIAHTVLAKPLYSVSLSGFVEARDIRERTDRFVLRVTAMEAQRSDVKLERVRLSVRKGTAPEVGSFVQLKARLLPPISPVRPGSYDFSRDMFFQGIGASGFVMGAITASVPPDAGGLRLRYAAFMQGLRDAIDARIRATLEGDNRAIATALLTGRRDAITTPVNDAMFISGLGHVLSISGYHMAVVAGVVFFAVRALLALIPALAAGFAIKKWSAAAALVAAAFYLLLSGAEVATQRSFFMTAEVLIAVMVDRRAITFRTLAVAALIVLAVAPEALVHPSFQMSFAATLGLVALVQIGMPNLFASPDHSTTARIALWGGREIAMLFLASLIAGLATTPYAAFHFHRVTPFGVLANLGAMPVVSALVMPAGLLGLLAAPFGLDGVFWWLMGIGIDWMIAVSRWVAGLPGAVGRIPAFGIGPLIAASLGVIVMGLLRTPLRWSGAVVLLAAILWGLSARQPDILIAGDGQSVAVRGRDGHLHLIRASKDGFLLKEWLAADADVRDAGSAALADGVSCDEAGCVTPLADGRLVALSLRIDALADDCSRAALVVTVRPAPPDCAAMVVDRQRLTRQGALALTQAGEGFAVLAVKARGANRPWSPAAAGEGVSELTLMPPSGAPRVRDATPSEADLAAED; from the coding sequence ATGGCGGAGCCGGGCCGACCGCGGCGTGTCTCGCAAGGGATCGCGGGAACTTGGCCGACGGGCCGAACCGCCTCGGCCGGCGGCTTTGCGCCGGTGGGCTCCGGCCTCTGGCCCGCGACCGTCGAGACGCTGCGCGTATGGGCGCGCGCTGAAACCGGCGCCGGGCGGCTGTTGCCGTGGGTGCCTGTCGCGTTCGGCGGCGGCATCGCGCTGTACTTCGCGGCCGATCATGAGCCGGTGCTGTGGGTCGTTGCAGCCACCGCGGTCGCGCTCATGTGTGGTGCGGTCCTGTTGCGGCGGAGCCGGTGGTTTGCGCCTGCGCTTCTGATCGCGGCGGTCGCGGCCGGCCTTGCCATGGCGACCTGGAAGACGGCGCGTATCGCGCACACGGTGCTGGCAAAACCGCTCTATTCGGTATCGTTGTCGGGCTTTGTCGAGGCCCGCGACATCCGCGAGCGCACCGACCGTTTTGTCCTTCGCGTCACCGCGATGGAGGCGCAGCGCAGCGACGTCAAGCTCGAGCGCGTGCGCCTGTCGGTGCGCAAGGGGACCGCGCCCGAGGTCGGTAGCTTCGTGCAGCTGAAGGCGCGGCTATTGCCGCCGATTTCGCCGGTTCGTCCCGGCAGCTACGATTTCTCGCGTGACATGTTCTTCCAGGGCATTGGCGCCTCCGGTTTCGTGATGGGCGCGATCACCGCGTCCGTGCCGCCGGATGCCGGCGGCCTGCGGCTGCGCTATGCCGCGTTCATGCAAGGCCTCCGCGATGCGATCGACGCGCGCATCCGTGCGACGCTCGAGGGCGACAATCGCGCCATCGCGACGGCGCTGCTCACTGGTCGGCGCGATGCGATCACGACGCCCGTCAACGATGCCATGTTCATCTCGGGGCTCGGTCATGTGCTGTCGATCTCCGGCTACCACATGGCGGTCGTCGCCGGCGTCGTGTTCTTCGCGGTGCGCGCGCTGCTGGCCTTGATTCCGGCGCTTGCGGCCGGTTTCGCCATCAAGAAGTGGTCGGCGGCCGCGGCATTGGTTGCGGCAGCGTTCTATCTGCTGCTGTCGGGCGCGGAAGTCGCGACGCAAAGGTCGTTCTTCATGACGGCGGAGGTGCTGATCGCGGTGATGGTCGACCGCCGCGCCATCACCTTCCGCACGCTGGCCGTGGCGGCGCTGATCGTGCTTGCGGTCGCGCCGGAGGCGCTGGTGCACCCGAGTTTCCAGATGTCGTTCGCGGCGACGCTCGGGCTGGTGGCGCTGGTGCAGATCGGCATGCCGAACCTGTTTGCCTCGCCCGATCATTCCACGACCGCGCGCATCGCGCTGTGGGGCGGGCGCGAGATCGCGATGCTGTTCCTGGCCTCGCTAATCGCGGGGCTTGCGACCACGCCCTACGCCGCCTTCCACTTCCACCGCGTCACGCCGTTCGGCGTGCTCGCCAATCTTGGCGCGATGCCGGTGGTCTCGGCGCTGGTCATGCCGGCCGGGCTGTTGGGTCTGCTTGCGGCACCGTTCGGGCTCGACGGCGTGTTCTGGTGGCTGATGGGGATCGGCATCGACTGGATGATTGCGGTCTCGCGCTGGGTAGCGGGACTGCCGGGCGCTGTCGGCCGCATCCCCGCCTTCGGCATAGGCCCGCTGATTGCGGCGAGCCTCGGGGTCATCGTGATGGGTCTGTTGCGCACGCCGCTGCGCTGGTCCGGCGCCGTGGTGCTGCTGGCGGCGATCCTCTGGGGCCTGTCGGCGCGCCAACCGGACATTTTAATTGCCGGGGACGGCCAGAGCGTCGCGGTGCGGGGGCGGGACGGGCACCTGCACCTGATCAGGGCCAGCAAGGACGGTTTTCTGCTCAAGGAGTGGTTGGCTGCCGACGCCGATGTGCGTGACGCCGGCAGTGCCGCGCTGGCTGACGGCGTGTCATGCGACGAGGCCGGCTGCGTCACGCCGCTCGCCGACGGGCGGCTGGTGGCGCTGTCCCTGCGGATTGACGCGCTGGCGGATGATTGCAGTCGCGCTGCATTGGTGGTGACGGTAAGGCCCGCGCCGCCGGATTGCGCGGCGATGGTGGTCGACCGGCAGCGTCTGACGAGGCAGGGCGCGCTGGCGCTGACACAAGCTGGTGAGGGATTTGCGGTGCTGGCGGTGAAAGCGAGGGGCGCAAATCGCCCCTGGTCGCCGGCTGCTGCCGGCGAGGGCGTTTCCGAACTGACCCTCATGCCACCGTCTGGAGCTCCGCGCGTCCGGGACGCAACACCGTCGGAGGCCGACCTTGCGGCGGAGGACTAG
- a CDS encoding DUF2171 domain-containing protein yields MQNIAEHMEVIGADGVHIGTVDRVEGNRIKLTKKDSGEGSHKGHHHFIDKGLVADVEGNKVRLSAKADVAVTMEEEK; encoded by the coding sequence ATGCAGAACATCGCAGAGCATATGGAAGTCATCGGCGCCGACGGCGTCCACATCGGCACCGTCGACCGGGTCGAGGGCAATCGCATCAAGCTGACCAAGAAGGACAGCGGCGAGGGCAGCCACAAGGGGCACCATCACTTCATCGACAAGGGTCTCGTTGCCGACGTCGAGGGCAACAAGGTCCGCCTGTCGGCGAAAGCGGATGTCGCCGTGACGATGGAAGAGGAAAAGTAG
- a CDS encoding glutamine--tRNA ligase/YqeY domain fusion protein, which produces MTEPVAAEVGRDFIRDIIQADLDQGKYKEIVTRFPPEPNGYLHIGHAKSIALNFGIAQEFPGRCHLRFDDTNPVKEEQEYIDSIQADVRWLGFDWGKNLFFASDYFERLYEWAEQLIRDGLAYVDDQTQEEIRLSRGTLTEPGKNSPFRDRSVEENLDLFRRMKAGEFPNGARVLRAKIDMSSGNINLRDPVLYRILHAHHPRTGTKWSIYPSYDYAHGQSDAIEGITHSICTLEFEDHRPLYDWFIEKLPVPSEPHQYEMARLNLTYTLLSKRVLTQLVRDGHVAGWDDPRMPTVAGMRRRGVPPAALREFVKRIGVAKANSVVDVGMLEFCIREELNRTAQRRMAVLRPLKVVIENYPEGQTEELEAINHPDDPSAGTRKITFGRELYIEQDDFMENPPKKFFRLSPGNEVRLRYAYFVKCTGVIKNDAGEVVELRCTYDPATKGGNAPDGRKVKATMHWLPAAASKPAEIRIYNQLFANPSPDASNFAADLNPNSLEILSDARVEASVAESNSMEPMQFERQGYFVRDKDSTPGKPVFSRTIGLRDTFAKEVAKG; this is translated from the coding sequence ATGACAGAACCGGTGGCAGCTGAGGTTGGGCGCGATTTCATTCGTGACATCATCCAGGCCGACCTCGATCAGGGCAAGTACAAGGAGATCGTGACCCGGTTCCCGCCGGAGCCGAACGGCTACCTGCATATCGGCCACGCCAAGTCGATCGCGCTCAATTTCGGCATCGCCCAGGAGTTTCCGGGCCGCTGCCATCTGCGCTTCGACGACACCAATCCGGTCAAGGAAGAGCAGGAATATATCGATTCCATCCAGGCCGACGTGCGCTGGCTCGGCTTCGACTGGGGCAAGAACCTGTTCTTCGCCTCGGATTATTTCGAGCGCCTCTATGAATGGGCGGAACAGCTGATCCGCGACGGGCTCGCCTATGTCGACGACCAGACCCAGGAGGAGATCCGCCTGTCGCGCGGCACGCTGACCGAGCCCGGCAAGAACTCGCCGTTCCGCGACCGCTCGGTCGAGGAGAATCTCGACCTGTTCCGTCGCATGAAGGCGGGCGAATTCCCGAACGGTGCGCGCGTTTTGCGGGCCAAGATCGACATGTCCTCGGGCAATATCAACCTGCGCGATCCCGTGCTCTACCGCATCCTGCATGCACACCATCCGCGCACCGGAACCAAGTGGAGCATTTATCCGAGCTACGACTATGCCCACGGCCAGTCGGACGCGATTGAAGGCATCACGCATTCGATCTGCACGCTGGAGTTCGAGGACCATCGGCCGCTCTATGACTGGTTCATCGAGAAGCTGCCGGTGCCGTCCGAGCCGCACCAGTACGAAATGGCGCGGCTGAACCTGACCTACACGCTGCTGTCCAAGCGCGTGCTGACCCAGCTCGTCCGCGACGGTCATGTCGCAGGCTGGGACGATCCGCGCATGCCGACCGTGGCGGGCATGCGCCGCCGTGGCGTGCCGCCAGCCGCGCTGCGCGAATTCGTCAAGCGCATCGGCGTGGCCAAGGCCAACAGCGTGGTTGATGTCGGCATGCTCGAGTTCTGCATCCGCGAGGAGCTGAACCGCACCGCGCAGCGCCGCATGGCGGTCTTGAGGCCGCTCAAGGTCGTGATCGAGAACTATCCGGAAGGGCAGACCGAGGAACTCGAGGCGATCAATCATCCTGACGATCCCTCGGCCGGCACGCGCAAGATCACCTTCGGCCGCGAGCTCTATATCGAGCAGGACGACTTCATGGAGAACCCGCCAAAGAAGTTCTTCCGCCTGTCGCCGGGCAACGAGGTGCGGCTGCGCTATGCCTATTTCGTCAAGTGCACCGGCGTGATCAAGAACGACGCCGGCGAGGTCGTGGAGCTGCGCTGCACCTACGACCCGGCGACCAAGGGCGGCAACGCGCCCGATGGCCGCAAGGTCAAGGCGACCATGCACTGGCTGCCGGCAGCGGCGTCGAAGCCGGCGGAGATCCGCATCTACAACCAGCTGTTCGCCAACCCGAGCCCGGACGCCTCGAACTTCGCGGCCGATCTCAATCCGAACTCGCTGGAGATCCTCTCCGATGCGCGGGTCGAGGCATCGGTTGCCGAAAGCAATTCGATGGAGCCGATGCAGTTCGAGCGCCAGGGCTATTTCGTGCGCGACAAGGATTCGACGCCGGGCAAGCCGGTGTTCTCCCGCACCATCGGGCTGCGCGATACGTTCGCGAAGGAAGTCGCCAAGGGCTGA
- a CDS encoding nuclear transport factor 2 family protein translates to MSSEADAIVSAIIAKWCAGFAKLDAVALSSLYARNAFFFGSNPRLYRGRDGVADYFAGLPRWRKPSAAFSEVNAAQAGPDLINVAATITFDLAGERDDLIVKMSWVIMREDGDWKIVNHHASSQVPLI, encoded by the coding sequence ATGAGCAGCGAAGCCGACGCCATCGTTTCCGCCATCATCGCGAAATGGTGCGCCGGCTTCGCAAAGCTCGATGCCGTCGCGCTGTCGTCGCTCTATGCGAGGAACGCGTTCTTCTTCGGCTCGAATCCAAGACTCTATCGGGGCAGGGACGGCGTTGCCGATTACTTCGCCGGCCTGCCGCGCTGGCGTAAGCCATCTGCGGCCTTTTCCGAGGTGAACGCAGCGCAGGCCGGCCCTGACCTGATCAACGTGGCGGCAACCATCACGTTCGACCTCGCGGGCGAGCGGGACGATCTCATCGTCAAGATGAGCTGGGTCATCATGCGCGAGGATGGCGACTGGAAGATCGTCAATCACCACGCCTCGTCGCAGGTGCCGCTGATCTAG
- the lexA gene encoding transcriptional repressor LexA, producing the protein MLTRKQYELLRFISERLKESGVPPSFDEMKDALDLRSKSGIHRLITALEERGFIRRLPNRARAIEVIKLPELQAAAGNRRGFTPSVIEGNLGKVRTTSSPPADEGERPVAVPVMGRIAAGTPIEALQTRSHTISVPPDMLGSGEHYALEVRGDSMVEAGILDGDMALIQRNESADTGDIVVALIDDEEATLKRFRRRGASIALEPANAAYEVRILPPNRVKIQGKLIGLYRKY; encoded by the coding sequence ATGTTAACGCGCAAACAGTACGAGCTCCTGCGGTTCATCAGCGAGCGACTGAAGGAAAGCGGCGTGCCGCCATCCTTCGACGAGATGAAGGACGCGCTCGACCTGCGCTCGAAATCAGGCATCCATCGCCTGATCACCGCGCTCGAGGAGCGCGGCTTCATCCGCCGCCTGCCCAACCGCGCCCGCGCCATCGAGGTGATCAAGCTGCCTGAGCTGCAGGCCGCCGCCGGCAATCGTCGCGGCTTCACGCCGAGCGTCATCGAGGGCAACCTCGGCAAGGTCCGCACGACCTCCAGCCCGCCCGCGGACGAGGGCGAGCGTCCCGTCGCGGTGCCCGTGATGGGCCGTATCGCGGCCGGCACGCCGATCGAGGCGTTGCAGACCCGCAGCCACACCATTAGCGTCCCGCCCGACATGCTCGGCTCTGGCGAGCACTACGCGCTCGAAGTGCGCGGCGATTCCATGGTGGAAGCCGGCATACTCGACGGCGACATGGCGCTGATCCAGCGCAACGAGAGCGCCGACACCGGCGACATCGTGGTGGCGCTGATCGACGACGAGGAAGCGACCTTGAAGCGCTTCCGCCGCCGCGGCGCCTCGATCGCGCTCGAGCCCGCCAATGCGGCCTATGAGGTACGCATCCTGCCGCCGAACCGGGTCAAGATTCAGGGCAAGCTGATCGGGCTTTATCGGAAGTACTGA